One Candidatus Methanomethylicota archaeon genomic window carries:
- a CDS encoding DUF917 domain-containing protein yields the protein MRLLNYSDVKHLIIGATILGVGGGGDPDRGFKLLCEDLNCGRSLKLCSFDELNLDSHVATPYFAGSIPSPKSKSSRKSFTEDVMLKALKILEGVLGFRLEGFVATEIGGGNTAIALHLASILNLPLLDGDQAGRSVPELTHSTYYLNGLSLAPSVIASPHGDYIIFKEYSSINNYEGIVRGIASQVSGSVFVIDSPVKVDVARRVAINGSVSRAIEIGEVVDEAKSKGLDVASKIAEKLNGYVIFEGVIDRYELNEVEGFLIGNVYVKGFGKHASSTLRIWVKNENIFAWIDEEPIAMPPDLIIMLNEDGYGVVNSKINVGMKVKIVVAPGPREWRTPRGLEIIGPRSFNLNYDYKPVELLVKERHLT from the coding sequence ATGAGGCTCTTAAATTATAGTGATGTGAAGCATCTAATTATTGGTGCAACAATTCTTGGGGTTGGTGGTGGGGGAGATCCTGATCGTGGATTTAAACTTTTATGTGAAGATTTGAATTGTGGGAGGAGTCTTAAATTATGCTCCTTCGATGAATTGAATTTAGATTCTCATGTGGCAACGCCATACTTTGCTGGGAGTATTCCAAGCCCTAAGTCAAAATCATCTAGGAAGAGTTTCACTGAGGACGTTATGTTGAAAGCTCTCAAGATTTTGGAGGGTGTTTTGGGTTTTAGGTTGGAGGGGTTTGTGGCCACTGAGATTGGTGGTGGAAATACTGCTATAGCTCTACATTTAGCTTCAATCTTAAATCTACCACTACTTGATGGGGATCAAGCTGGTAGGAGTGTCCCAGAACTCACCCATAGCACATATTACTTGAATGGTTTAAGTCTCGCCCCAAGTGTTATAGCTTCACCCCACGGCGACTACATAATCTTCAAGGAATACTCGTCAATTAACAATTATGAGGGTATTGTTAGGGGGATTGCAAGTCAAGTTTCAGGTTCAGTATTCGTCATAGATAGCCCAGTTAAAGTTGATGTTGCCCGTAGAGTTGCAATTAATGGTAGTGTGAGTAGAGCCATTGAGATTGGTGAAGTGGTTGATGAAGCTAAATCTAAAGGTTTAGATGTAGCCTCCAAAATAGCTGAGAAGCTCAATGGATACGTGATTTTCGAGGGTGTTATCGATAGATATGAATTGAATGAAGTTGAAGGCTTCCTAATTGGAAATGTATACGTTAAGGGTTTTGGGAAACATGCATCCAGCACACTCAGAATTTGGGTTAAAAATGAGAACATATTTGCATGGATAGATGAAGAGCCAATAGCCATGCCACCAGACTTAATAATAATGTTAAATGAAGATGGTTATGGAGTTGTCAACAGTAAAATTAACGTTGGAATGAAGGTTAAAATAGTTGTGGCACCTGGACCAAGGGAATGGAGGACTCCAAGGGGGCTTGAAATTATTGGTCCAAGAAGTTTCAATTTAAATTACGATTACAAGCCAGTGGAATTGCTTGTAAAGGAACGCCACTTAACATGA
- a CDS encoding neutral/alkaline non-lysosomal ceramidase N-terminal domain-containing protein, which translates to MRVGFEVLDVTPPIGVRLGGYAHRLAKPSNSIHDPLYVHTIFLEGDGGEALIVSMDVLGVSRDLAEGIKDEISRKTGLGRKAIFLAATHTHSGPETVTPMWPNTYPYTSREKEVLEDWIEKLKDRIARASLIAMNRIAKAEIRVGTTKAEDLTYNRTYKGGLVDEDIPYIYFKTDYGRMILMNYTCHPVCNTDLGVSSDYPGAIYSKMDEYKVKCTFTTGAAGDIDPKFKGRRYMDKMASKIALNVLEDLISKSIELERVDLDVEEVHVNVKFKEPPRIIEAKRRYEEALREYGGRLDEEEYMWKLLYAEEEYEVAKDGRIMVETLFKILRIGREFIMISIPGELFVEHGLKIKSHAYSAGYGHVMLSNYSEDYIGYIPDMKAYEIDAYEAKLTRWSRITPQSANELVSRIIGLIRQM; encoded by the coding sequence TTGAGGGTTGGATTTGAAGTTTTGGATGTTACACCACCAATAGGGGTTAGACTTGGAGGATATGCACATAGATTGGCTAAACCATCAAACTCCATCCACGACCCACTATACGTACACACAATATTCCTAGAGGGGGATGGTGGAGAAGCACTAATAGTCAGCATGGATGTTCTAGGTGTAAGTAGAGATTTAGCTGAGGGGATTAAAGATGAAATATCCAGGAAGACTGGATTGGGGAGGAAGGCAATATTCCTAGCAGCCACACATACACATTCGGGACCTGAAACAGTAACGCCAATGTGGCCTAACACATACCCCTACACCAGTAGGGAGAAGGAGGTTTTGGAGGATTGGATTGAGAAGCTTAAGGATAGGATTGCTAGGGCGAGTTTAATTGCAATGAATAGGATTGCTAAAGCTGAAATTAGAGTTGGAACCACGAAGGCTGAGGACTTAACATACAATAGGACGTATAAGGGTGGCTTAGTGGATGAAGATATCCCATACATATACTTCAAAACAGACTATGGGAGGATGATCCTAATGAATTACACATGCCACCCAGTATGCAACACTGACTTGGGGGTATCATCAGACTATCCCGGAGCCATATACAGCAAAATGGATGAATATAAGGTTAAATGTACATTCACAACTGGAGCCGCTGGGGATATTGATCCAAAATTTAAGGGTAGAAGATACATGGATAAAATGGCTTCAAAAATAGCATTAAACGTTCTAGAAGACTTAATAAGTAAATCCATAGAACTTGAAAGGGTAGATCTCGATGTTGAAGAAGTCCATGTGAATGTGAAGTTTAAGGAGCCCCCAAGAATTATAGAAGCGAAAAGGAGGTATGAGGAAGCCTTGAGAGAGTATGGTGGAAGACTGGATGAGGAGGAGTACATGTGGAAACTACTATACGCTGAGGAGGAGTATGAAGTTGCAAAGGATGGTAGGATAATGGTTGAAACATTATTCAAAATCTTGAGGATTGGGAGGGAATTCATAATGATATCCATACCTGGAGAATTATTTGTGGAGCATGGTTTAAAGATTAAAAGCCACGCATATTCAGCTGGATATGGGCATGTTATGCTATCAAACTACTCTGAAGACTACATTGGATACATACCAGACATGAAGGCATATGAGATAGATGCATATGAAGCGAAACTGACTAGGTGGAGTAGGATAACACCACAATCAGCAAACGAACTAGTATCAAGGATAATTGGATTGATTAGACAAATGTAG
- a CDS encoding hydroxyacid dehydrogenase encodes MKFKVFIPEPEWPESHKLFDGIAQVITGEPGVYYGEEELIKALKDCDAIIITSQHRVSRKVIMESPKLKVIGKYGSKPGPDNVDLEAATERGIPVVYSPEANSDSVAEFTVTLILCLIKRVCFLDNALRNGIWRDKLLVDRRNFTHELKGKVVGVIGLGAIGKRVARILQAFGVKLLGYDPYVKPEALSGINITLTNDLKHLLRESDIVTIHAALTKETYHMIGEAELKLMKPTAYLINTARGAIVDEQALIKALREGWIAGAALDVFEREPPNRDNPLLQLSNVIVTPHFASCTYEAYERETVTVHRDVIRVLSGYKPENIANPEVLERRVDLKDYA; translated from the coding sequence ATGAAATTCAAAGTATTCATACCTGAACCTGAATGGCCTGAATCACATAAATTATTCGATGGAATTGCCCAAGTAATCACGGGGGAACCTGGAGTATATTATGGTGAAGAGGAACTCATAAAAGCCCTCAAAGACTGCGATGCCATAATAATAACATCACAACACAGAGTTTCAAGGAAGGTGATCATGGAAAGCCCAAAACTTAAAGTTATAGGGAAGTATGGATCCAAACCTGGACCAGACAACGTGGATTTAGAAGCAGCCACGGAGAGGGGGATTCCAGTAGTATACTCACCGGAAGCCAATTCCGATAGCGTTGCAGAATTCACAGTAACCCTAATACTATGCCTAATAAAAAGGGTATGCTTCCTAGATAATGCTTTGAGGAATGGGATTTGGAGAGATAAACTCCTAGTGGATAGGAGGAACTTCACCCATGAACTTAAGGGTAAAGTTGTTGGTGTAATAGGTTTAGGAGCCATAGGAAAGAGGGTTGCAAGAATACTACAAGCATTTGGAGTAAAACTTTTAGGTTACGATCCATACGTGAAGCCGGAAGCCTTATCAGGGATAAATATAACTTTAACCAACGATCTAAAACATCTACTCAGGGAATCAGATATAGTGACAATACATGCAGCTTTAACAAAGGAAACGTATCACATGATTGGTGAAGCGGAATTAAAGCTTATGAAGCCCACAGCATACCTAATAAACACGGCGCGGGGAGCCATAGTTGATGAGCAAGCTCTAATAAAGGCTTTGAGGGAGGGGTGGATAGCTGGAGCAGCATTAGACGTATTTGAAAGGGAGCCTCCAAATAGAGATAACCCACTACTACAATTGAGCAACGTAATAGTTACACCACACTTCGCTTCATGCACATATGAAGCTTATGAAAGGGAAACAGTTACGGTACATAGGGATGTGATAAGAGTTTTAAGTGGATACAAGCCAGAAAACATTGCAAACCCAGAAGTCCTTGAAAGGAGGGTGGATTTAAAAGATTATGCGTGA